A section of the Lepidochelys kempii isolate rLepKem1 chromosome 4, rLepKem1.hap2, whole genome shotgun sequence genome encodes:
- the LOC140910031 gene encoding homeobox protein HMX1-like → MPDEATDTTNSASSRVSSFFIENLLGTEGKESREERTQESTEDGHKETRSHSGIAGSHCAQVCCQVSPFGFSSQSYPLRESTMEWYRRAHASFIGSTSPDTSDRDSPEIAEEASAGKPGGCRNQAEELGSAERREEFARCSTSREEDDKAEEPDSAEQRAAGRKKKTRTVFSRSQVFQLESTFDMKRYLSSSERAGLAASLHLTETQVKIWFQNRRNKWKRQLAADLEAANVSHSAQRIVRVPILYHENSPASALGFTLPHMSPPLVGFSNAVSYPLASFPAASVPFLRSQMTGLV, encoded by the exons ATGCCGGACGAAGCCACCGACACCACCAATTCTGCCTCCTCCCGGGTCTCGTCTTTTTTTATCGAGAATTTGCTGGGGACCGAGGGGAAAGAGAGCCGAGAGGAGAGGACACAGGAGAGCACGGAGGATGGCCACAAAGAGACGCGGTCGCACAGCGGAATAGCCGGCAGCCATTGCGCGCAGGTCTGCTGCCAAGTCTCTCCTTTTGGGTTCAGTTCACAGAGCTATCCTCTCAGGGAAAGTACAATGGAGTGGTACAGAAGAGCTCACGCTAGTTTTATAGGATCCACCAGTCCAGACA CCAGTGACCGAGACTCTCCCGAGATCGCCGAGGAGGCATCAGCGGGGAagccagggggctgcaggaaccaggcagaggagctgggctctgccgaGAGGAGAGAGGAGTTTGCTCGCTGCAgcaccagcagggaggaggacgACAAAGCCGAGGAGCCGGACTCCGCCGAGCAGAGAGCCGCGGGCCGCAAGAAGAAGACCCGCACGGTCTTCAGCCGGAGCCAGGTCTTCCAGCTGGAGTCCACCTTCGACATGAAGCGCTACCTGAGCAGCTCGGAGCGGGCCGGCCTGGCGGCCTCCTTGCACCTCACCGAGACCCAGGTGAAGATCTGGTTCCAGAACCGCAGGAATAAGTGGAAAAGACAACTGGCTGCGGATTTGGAAGCGGCCAACGTCTCCCACTCCGCTCAAAGGATAGTAAGGGTGCCCATTTTGTACCACGAAAACTCGCCTGCAAGTGCTTTAGGCTTCACCTTGCCTCACATGTCTCCTCCCCTGGTGGGGTTTTCTAACGCTGTCAGCTACCCCCTGGCCTCCTTCCCTGCCGCCTCAGTCCCGTTTCTGAGATCGCAAATGACAGGGCTCGTTTGA